A genome region from Arachidicoccus soli includes the following:
- a CDS encoding glycoside hydrolase family 2 TIM barrel-domain containing protein: MKYLFRFFAFILLFSFVKDSMAQLSARQTLDFDEGWYFHKGDDTRAFEIAYNQNHWQPVTLPHDWSIYGPFSAANPATNLGGSLPGGIGWYRKTFSLPETFKDKIVSILFDGVYKNSEVWINGHFLGMRPNGYISFAYELSKYLHFGKGKNVIAVRVENSKQPNSRWYSGSGINRNVWLIATNKIAIGLWGTFTTIPKISLGNAIVNQKIKLENRIYSSTDVKVVCAIYDKTGRMVATTEREVELKDTNNQLSLNLSLNQPKLWSPSNPYLYRIATKIYKNKKLLDSYTQAFGIRSYRFDASSGFYFNGKPMKILGVCLHSSFGALGTAVNKTAIERELRILKAMGCNAIRTAHNPPSPELLDLCDKMGFLVMDEAFDCWNKKKTKYDYSIDFKKWHRKDLTDQILRDRNHPSVFLWSIGNEIREQFDSSGTVITKELVAIVKSLDSTRPVISALTEMDPDKNFITKANALDLLGFNYNSDKYSLLPQRFKGQKFIATETTSALETRGVYDRYSDSITSWPANSKEKYVLKGNPDFTVSAYDKVAAYWGTSHEKAWLAVKNAKYMSGLFVWSGFDYLGEPTPYPYPARSSYFGIIDLAGFPKDVYYMYQSEWTNTPVLHLFPYWNWKKGTLVNVWAYYNQADEVELFLNGKSLGVRKKQGDCLHVSWQVPFEPGTLKAVSRKDGKVVLTKIIKTAGNVEDISLSADKNSIKADGKSLSYVTIQLRDKNGNLVPDDDRLINFKVVGNGKLIGLDNGYQADLESFKGVKHRTWKGKCIAIIQSEKRKGKIVLEVSAEGLPKRSIKIDAE, encoded by the coding sequence ATGAAATATTTATTTCGATTTTTTGCTTTTATACTTCTTTTTTCGTTTGTGAAAGATTCAATGGCACAACTATCGGCCAGGCAAACTCTTGACTTTGACGAGGGTTGGTATTTTCATAAGGGAGATGATACAAGGGCTTTCGAAATAGCGTATAACCAAAATCATTGGCAACCCGTAACACTTCCACATGATTGGAGTATTTATGGGCCATTTAGCGCAGCAAACCCTGCAACAAATTTAGGCGGATCTCTTCCGGGAGGAATTGGTTGGTATCGAAAAACCTTTAGTCTGCCAGAAACCTTTAAAGATAAAATAGTTTCTATTTTATTCGATGGTGTATATAAAAACAGTGAAGTATGGATAAACGGACATTTTCTTGGAATGCGACCCAATGGTTATATTTCGTTTGCCTACGAACTTAGTAAATATTTGCATTTTGGAAAGGGAAAAAATGTAATTGCTGTGCGTGTAGAGAATTCGAAGCAACCAAATTCTCGATGGTATTCCGGATCCGGGATTAACAGAAATGTCTGGTTGATTGCTACTAATAAAATTGCTATTGGCTTATGGGGGACATTTACAACCATTCCAAAAATTAGTTTAGGAAATGCTATTGTTAATCAGAAAATTAAATTAGAAAACCGAATATATAGTTCGACTGATGTTAAAGTTGTATGCGCGATATATGATAAGACGGGGAGAATGGTTGCTACAACTGAAAGGGAAGTTGAATTAAAGGATACAAATAATCAATTGTCTCTTAATCTTTCGTTGAACCAACCGAAATTATGGTCGCCGAGCAATCCTTATTTATATAGGATCGCTACTAAGATTTATAAAAATAAAAAACTACTTGATAGTTATACGCAGGCATTTGGCATCCGCAGTTATAGATTTGATGCTAGTTCGGGTTTCTATTTCAATGGAAAGCCCATGAAAATTTTGGGTGTTTGCTTGCATAGCAGTTTCGGTGCCTTGGGTACAGCAGTGAATAAAACGGCTATAGAAAGGGAATTGCGGATTTTGAAAGCAATGGGTTGTAATGCTATTAGAACTGCGCATAACCCTCCCTCCCCTGAATTGCTGGATCTATGTGATAAGATGGGTTTTCTAGTGATGGATGAAGCTTTCGATTGTTGGAATAAAAAGAAGACTAAGTATGATTATTCAATAGACTTTAAAAAATGGCATCGAAAAGATTTAACTGATCAGATACTTCGTGATCGAAACCATCCCAGTGTATTTCTATGGTCTATTGGTAACGAGATTCGGGAGCAATTCGATTCTTCCGGAACAGTTATTACAAAAGAATTGGTGGCAATTGTAAAATCTCTAGATAGTACAAGGCCTGTAATTTCAGCACTTACCGAGATGGACCCAGATAAAAATTTTATTACAAAAGCAAATGCTTTAGACCTTTTAGGGTTTAATTATAATTCAGATAAATATTCCTTATTGCCTCAAAGATTTAAGGGTCAAAAATTCATTGCAACAGAAACGACCTCTGCATTAGAAACGCGAGGTGTCTATGATAGATACAGTGATAGTATCACATCTTGGCCGGCTAATTCAAAAGAAAAATATGTACTAAAAGGTAATCCGGATTTTACGGTATCAGCCTATGATAAAGTGGCTGCTTATTGGGGTACGTCTCACGAGAAAGCATGGTTAGCGGTTAAAAATGCCAAATATATGTCCGGTCTTTTTGTTTGGTCCGGCTTCGATTATCTGGGTGAACCGACACCTTATCCTTATCCTGCAAGAAGCTCTTATTTTGGAATAATTGACCTGGCCGGATTCCCCAAAGATGTCTATTATATGTACCAGAGCGAATGGACAAATACTCCCGTTCTACATTTATTTCCCTATTGGAACTGGAAGAAAGGTACTCTTGTAAATGTCTGGGCATATTATAATCAGGCAGACGAAGTAGAATTATTTTTAAATGGCAAATCATTAGGTGTTAGGAAAAAACAGGGAGACTGCTTACACGTTAGCTGGCAAGTGCCTTTTGAACCGGGAACGCTTAAAGCTGTATCTAGAAAAGATGGGAAAGTTGTATTAACTAAAATAATTAAGACAGCCGGTAATGTGGAAGATATAAGTCTTTCGGCAGATAAAAACTCGATTAAAGCTGATGGAAAATCTCTAAGTTATGTGACAATTCAATTACGCGATAAAAACGGAAACCTTGTTCCCGATGATGATAGACTAATAAACTTTAAAGTTGTAGGGAATGGAAAATTAATCGGATTAGATAATGGTTATCAGGCCGATTTAGAATCGTTTAAAGGAGTAAAACATAGAACCTGGAAAGGAAAGTGTATCGCAATTATCCAATCCGAAAAAAGAAAAGGGAAGATTGTTTTAGAAGTATCTGCAGAAGGATTGCCTAAGCGCTCAATAAAAATTGATGCTGAATAA
- a CDS encoding glycosyl hydrolase has protein sequence MTIKKLVLFILFLPIFFSSIWAQHADVGFQTDKPWVFWYWMNASVSKEGIKADLLAMKKQGLAGAYLMPIFGKPDSLLIKPVAEQLSPVWWSDLRYAAKIADSIHLKLAFAASDGFATAGGPWITPDLSMQKVVWSETNIKGGKIFDDTLSQPETIAHYYKDIAIYAFPTPPNETISTNTIKPKVTTSIAGESADYLIDPRNTKTFSSKINCWIQYSFEKPFPCNSIKIDIASVNHQAKRLLIEVSNDGKTFHSIGRLKPSRSGWQDYVAEITYAIKPVLAKYYRFYYDPTNSEPGAEDLDDAKWAPRLKIKRLQLFGAARINQIEGKNGSVWRIADRTTSVEIPNENCISLNRIINISAFYKGGKLVWNVPKGNWTILRIGHTSTGQTNATGGGALGLECDKLNPQAVTFQFNKWFEKIYNNIGAKLSKNVIKIFHEDSWECGSQNWTPDFIQAFKKRRGYDPLPYLPIMAGFPIVSADVSERFLYDVRTTISDLLNDNFFGTLAKLAHQNNCLFTSESIAPIMLGDAMQHYGKVDIPMGEFWLGSPTHDKPNDVLDAVSGGHIYGKNIIQSEAFTELRNNWNEYPGMVKTLQDRNYALGVNRLVFHVFAENPWLERKPGMTLGGVGLFFQRDQTWWQQAKAWVAYTRRCQNLLQQGHPVNDIAVFNGAEMPRRAVLPDRLVRTMPGIYGEKRVESEQKRLTNQGNPIQNIPEGVKSEKNTFNPANWVNALNGYHYDSFNEDALLHLASVKNGNIVLSTGATYSLLILPRLLKMQPDERMSLPVAEKLLQFVKDGATILLDEKPEQTPGLLNYQAQDAKLRTIMNEFYNEDKKAFCKKLGKGRILYAPFQLSSFDTIGLYKDVIFKNEDGSEAKDIAWNHRKVDGLKDIYFIANQKDSERIIDVSLRVSKEVPTLYDAVSNITQKVNIWHDNGARTSMKIKLEPNASLFIILREGQNSNSKTGRKNWLEYSPIRDLSNDWEVAFYNKNNRLNEPVKFAKLNSWSNNQAAAIRYYSGTAHYFKSFEYRNEDKDQNNIWLSLGEVDNIATVWVNGIDCGTVWTYPYKVNISKALKQGQNTIEIAVSNTWANRLIGDHKLPIKQRSTWTTAPYYLEGRNLLDAGLLGPIKLEVSK, from the coding sequence ATGACCATAAAAAAACTAGTATTATTCATTCTTTTCCTACCGATTTTTTTCTCAAGTATTTGGGCGCAGCATGCAGATGTAGGATTCCAAACTGATAAACCTTGGGTGTTTTGGTATTGGATGAATGCCAGTGTCTCAAAAGAAGGAATAAAGGCCGATTTATTGGCAATGAAAAAGCAAGGCTTGGCAGGCGCCTATCTCATGCCCATTTTTGGCAAACCGGATTCATTATTGATAAAACCTGTGGCAGAACAATTGAGTCCTGTTTGGTGGAGCGATCTGCGATATGCAGCCAAAATTGCAGATAGCATTCATCTAAAGCTTGCCTTTGCAGCAAGCGATGGGTTCGCAACGGCAGGAGGACCATGGATTACACCAGATTTGTCTATGCAAAAAGTAGTGTGGTCCGAAACAAATATTAAGGGCGGGAAAATATTTGATGACACACTTTCTCAGCCAGAAACGATCGCGCATTATTATAAGGATATTGCAATATATGCTTTCCCCACTCCACCTAATGAAACAATTTCTACGAATACAATTAAACCAAAGGTTACCACAAGTATAGCTGGTGAAAGTGCTGATTATTTAATTGACCCAAGAAATACAAAGACATTTTCGAGTAAGATAAATTGTTGGATACAATATTCTTTTGAAAAACCATTTCCTTGCAATTCAATAAAGATAGATATTGCAAGTGTTAATCATCAGGCTAAAAGATTATTGATTGAAGTGAGTAATGATGGTAAGACCTTCCATTCTATAGGACGGTTAAAGCCTTCTCGTAGCGGATGGCAAGATTATGTTGCTGAGATTACCTATGCTATAAAACCGGTTCTTGCAAAATATTATCGTTTTTATTATGATCCGACAAATAGTGAACCGGGAGCAGAGGATTTAGATGATGCTAAATGGGCGCCTAGATTAAAAATTAAAAGATTGCAATTATTCGGGGCGGCACGCATTAATCAAATAGAAGGAAAAAATGGTTCGGTCTGGAGAATTGCAGATAGGACGACATCCGTTGAGATCCCCAATGAGAATTGTATCTCCTTAAACAGGATAATTAATATCTCTGCTTTTTATAAAGGGGGTAAATTAGTATGGAATGTCCCTAAAGGTAATTGGACTATTTTACGCATAGGCCATACTTCTACAGGACAAACCAATGCCACCGGGGGAGGAGCTTTAGGCCTGGAATGTGACAAATTAAACCCTCAGGCTGTAACATTTCAATTCAATAAATGGTTTGAAAAAATCTATAATAATATAGGGGCGAAGCTTTCAAAAAATGTAATAAAAATATTTCATGAGGATAGCTGGGAATGTGGCAGTCAAAATTGGACACCTGACTTTATTCAAGCGTTTAAAAAAAGAAGAGGGTATGACCCTTTGCCTTATTTGCCAATTATGGCTGGCTTCCCCATTGTGAGCGCAGACGTTTCTGAAAGGTTTCTATATGATGTTCGTACAACAATATCTGACTTATTAAACGATAATTTTTTTGGAACACTTGCAAAATTAGCTCACCAAAATAATTGTTTGTTTACTTCGGAGAGTATTGCCCCCATTATGCTAGGCGATGCAATGCAGCATTATGGAAAGGTAGATATTCCTATGGGGGAATTTTGGCTGGGTAGCCCTACACATGATAAGCCTAATGATGTTTTAGATGCTGTTTCAGGAGGTCATATCTATGGTAAAAATATTATTCAATCAGAAGCTTTTACGGAACTTAGAAATAATTGGAATGAGTATCCGGGAATGGTAAAAACCTTGCAGGACAGGAATTATGCATTGGGTGTGAATCGTTTGGTCTTTCATGTATTTGCTGAGAATCCCTGGTTGGAAAGAAAGCCCGGTATGACATTAGGTGGTGTAGGCTTATTTTTTCAACGTGATCAAACTTGGTGGCAACAAGCGAAAGCCTGGGTGGCCTATACCCGCCGCTGTCAGAACTTATTACAGCAAGGACACCCGGTTAACGATATTGCTGTGTTTAACGGTGCTGAAATGCCCAGAAGAGCCGTTTTGCCGGATAGATTGGTCAGGACAATGCCGGGGATATATGGTGAAAAACGTGTTGAGTCAGAGCAGAAAAGATTAACTAATCAAGGCAATCCAATCCAGAATATCCCTGAGGGTGTGAAGTCAGAAAAGAATACTTTTAACCCTGCAAATTGGGTGAATGCGTTAAACGGTTATCATTACGATTCTTTCAATGAAGATGCTTTATTGCATTTGGCTTCCGTGAAAAACGGCAATATTGTTTTGTCTACTGGTGCCACCTATTCTTTGTTGATCTTACCCCGACTCTTAAAAATGCAACCAGATGAAAGAATGTCTTTACCCGTCGCAGAAAAACTATTGCAATTCGTAAAAGATGGCGCCACTATTTTGTTGGATGAAAAACCCGAACAAACGCCGGGTTTATTAAATTATCAGGCCCAGGATGCAAAGTTGAGAACCATTATGAATGAATTCTATAACGAGGATAAAAAGGCATTCTGTAAAAAACTGGGAAAGGGCAGGATCTTATACGCGCCCTTTCAATTGTCGAGCTTTGATACAATAGGGTTATATAAAGACGTTATTTTTAAGAATGAAGATGGATCAGAAGCCAAGGATATTGCTTGGAATCATAGGAAGGTTGATGGATTAAAAGATATTTATTTTATCGCTAACCAAAAAGATAGTGAAAGAATTATAGATGTTTCTTTACGTGTTTCAAAAGAGGTGCCTACGCTATATGATGCTGTTTCGAATATAACACAAAAAGTAAATATTTGGCATGACAATGGTGCTCGCACGTCAATGAAAATTAAACTGGAACCCAATGCATCTTTATTTATTATTTTAAGAGAAGGTCAGAACAGCAATTCAAAAACCGGCAGGAAAAATTGGTTGGAATATTCACCAATAAGGGATTTAAGCAATGACTGGGAGGTTGCTTTTTACAATAAGAATAATAGATTAAATGAGCCCGTAAAATTTGCTAAATTGAATAGTTGGAGTAATAATCAAGCTGCTGCAATTCGTTATTATTCCGGTACCGCACATTATTTTAAGTCATTTGAATACCGTAATGAAGATAAGGATCAAAATAATATTTGGTTGTCATTGGGAGAGGTGGATAATATTGCTACCGTTTGGGTGAATGGAATAGATTGTGGTACAGTTTGGACTTATCCGTACAAAGTAAATATTTCAAAGGCGTTAAAGCAGGGTCAAAATACAATCGAAATAGCTGTTTCAAATACTTGGGCCAATAGATTAATTGGCGATCATAAACTACCTATAAAACAACGTAGCACCTGGACTACAGCTCCTTATTATCTAGAAGGAAGAAACCTATTGGATGCGGGATTGTTGGGGCCAATAAAATTGGAGGTTTCTAAATAA
- a CDS encoding glycoside hydrolase family protein, translating into MSNKIRMSFLMAMFFGSTAIGFCQTKPRTVSAQKMQEVYKTIQTPYKYGLVLVPSDNSKKIDCPSVFRAHGKWFMTYIEFTGRGYQTWLAESPDLLHWVTKGKLMSFSDTTDWDNNQKAGYVALETFDWGGEYQWQKYNGRYWMSYFGGNKRGYEAGILSLGMAYNLNDPSKVAEWKRLAHPILTPKDADVSWWDNHTQYKSTVIWDKNKLTGHPFVMYYNANGDSLDKKRGAERIGMAVSDDMIHWQRFGKDPVLDHHSGITGDPMIQKIGNLYVMFYFGAFWNHSGQVFNKFACSYDLVHWTDWTGKPLIEASEPFDNAFAHKSFVVKYKGIVYHFYCAVDKAWQRGIAVATSKDMGKSALHFVAPPVKKKK; encoded by the coding sequence ATGAGTAATAAAATTAGAATGAGTTTCTTGATGGCTATGTTTTTTGGAAGCACGGCCATTGGTTTTTGTCAAACAAAACCAAGAACTGTCTCAGCACAGAAAATGCAGGAGGTTTATAAAACTATTCAAACTCCCTATAAGTATGGGCTTGTACTTGTGCCATCAGATAATTCCAAGAAGATTGATTGTCCGAGCGTATTTCGTGCGCATGGAAAATGGTTTATGACATATATTGAATTTACCGGAAGAGGTTACCAGACTTGGTTAGCGGAAAGCCCGGATTTGTTACATTGGGTAACGAAAGGCAAACTTATGAGTTTTAGTGATACCACAGATTGGGATAATAATCAAAAAGCCGGATACGTCGCTTTAGAGACCTTTGATTGGGGTGGAGAATACCAATGGCAAAAATATAATGGAAGATATTGGATGTCTTATTTTGGAGGTAACAAACGTGGTTATGAAGCCGGTATCCTTTCTCTTGGAATGGCTTATAATCTAAATGATCCATCAAAGGTTGCAGAATGGAAAAGGCTCGCTCATCCTATCCTAACACCCAAGGATGCTGATGTAAGTTGGTGGGATAATCATACACAATATAAGAGTACTGTAATATGGGATAAAAATAAATTAACGGGTCATCCTTTTGTAATGTACTATAATGCGAATGGAGATAGTTTGGATAAAAAAAGAGGTGCTGAACGTATTGGTATGGCAGTCTCTGACGATATGATTCATTGGCAACGTTTTGGAAAAGACCCTGTATTAGACCATCATTCAGGCATTACGGGGGATCCTATGATTCAAAAAATCGGTAATTTATATGTGATGTTTTATTTCGGAGCGTTTTGGAATCATTCAGGGCAGGTGTTTAATAAGTTTGCCTGTTCTTATGACTTAGTACATTGGACAGATTGGACAGGCAAGCCTTTGATAGAAGCTTCTGAGCCATTTGACAATGCTTTTGCACACAAATCATTCGTTGTAAAATATAAAGGAATTGTATATCATTTTTATTGTGCCGTTGACAAAGCATGGCAGCGTGGGATCGCCGTTGCGACTTCGAAAGACATGGGCAAGAGTGCTCTACATTTTGTTGCACCTCCGGTGAAAAAGAAAAAATAG
- a CDS encoding family 78 glycoside hydrolase catalytic domain yields MRRFLLFFIFFSFTFRLCLAQRPKVNTLQCDDKTNPINIDSKMPKLSWQVDAKERAVEQTSYQIIVADNISTIKKNRGNIWESGVVKSSKSVQVLYKGPVLKPTETYYWRVRIWDNKNHSSKWSAINFWQMGLLQPADWEGAKWIAYQKMDDSLRILPGEEFVKGQSKGTLNDTLPLFRKVFSVRKKIKRARVYISGLGHFELSINGKKIGDHFLDPGWVNYQKQALYVSFDVTKNLREGENAIGVILGNGFYYIPQVKHRYKKLLVQYGYPKMISRLLIEFSDGSVQNIISDKTWKATPSPITFSSIYGGEDYNGCMELKNWSTINFNDKNWMPVKLVDGPPELNAQAADPVKIENKFIPKGVVKLNDSSWVYDLGQNASGIPEIMLSGKRGDTITLIPGELLHKDSSANQNATGKPYLLHYILKGGGIEIWHPLFTYYGFRYVQVNGAVPKGKENPRQLPVIESLKGLHTSNDAKPAGSFSCSNKLFNRTFNLINWSIKNNMASLFTDCPHREKLGWLEELHLMGNSVHFNFQVYNLLKKSIEDMKLAQTPDGLIPEIAPEYTVFTYGGDMFRDSPEWGSSSIIIPWYLYRWYGDSTVLATSYSMMKRYANYLLGKANNYILTEGLGDWYDLGPNPPGVSQLTPKGLTATAIYFYDLNILRQTATLLHQPNDIVRFGQLANQVKEAFNKRFYDPQKKQYGSGSQTSNAMALYMQLVPEDLSADVLKNLVDSIVANKYALTAGDIGYRYVLKVLEDAGRSDIIYKMNNRSDVPGYGYQLAKGATSLTESWQALPSVSNDHFMLGHLMEWFYTGLAGIRQAENSIAYKQIIIQPNAVGDIDWVNANYQSPYGLIQSNWIKKPKEFELNLSIPPNTTAKIYLPADKNSSVTESGKKIKYRYEDGKAVVSKGSGVYHFVVKE; encoded by the coding sequence ATGAGAAGGTTTTTACTGTTTTTTATATTTTTCTCTTTCACTTTCAGGCTTTGTTTAGCACAAAGACCGAAAGTAAATACTTTGCAATGCGATGATAAAACCAATCCGATCAATATTGATTCAAAAATGCCAAAACTAAGTTGGCAGGTGGATGCTAAGGAAAGGGCTGTAGAGCAAACCAGTTATCAAATAATTGTGGCAGATAATATTTCAACTATTAAAAAGAATAGAGGAAATATTTGGGAGAGTGGTGTTGTCAAGAGCTCCAAAAGCGTTCAAGTATTATATAAGGGACCTGTATTAAAACCTACAGAAACCTATTATTGGCGTGTAAGAATTTGGGATAATAAAAATCATTCATCAAAATGGAGCGCCATTAATTTTTGGCAAATGGGTTTGCTGCAACCTGCAGATTGGGAAGGCGCAAAATGGATTGCCTATCAAAAAATGGATGACAGCCTTCGGATATTGCCAGGAGAAGAATTTGTAAAAGGTCAGTCGAAAGGAACCCTTAATGATACTTTACCGCTTTTTAGAAAAGTTTTTTCTGTCAGGAAAAAAATAAAAAGAGCCAGGGTTTACATTTCTGGCCTGGGACATTTTGAACTAAGCATCAATGGGAAAAAGATAGGGGATCATTTCCTGGATCCTGGTTGGGTAAATTACCAAAAACAGGCCTTGTATGTAAGTTTTGATGTAACCAAAAATCTTCGAGAAGGAGAAAATGCAATCGGTGTAATTCTAGGAAATGGCTTTTATTATATTCCACAAGTAAAACATCGGTACAAAAAATTATTGGTACAATATGGTTATCCAAAAATGATTTCGCGCTTATTGATAGAATTTAGTGATGGCTCTGTTCAAAACATTATAAGCGATAAAACCTGGAAGGCAACACCTTCACCTATTACCTTCTCAAGCATTTATGGAGGAGAGGATTATAATGGATGTATGGAATTGAAAAATTGGAGCACTATAAATTTTAATGACAAAAACTGGATGCCTGTTAAGTTGGTTGATGGCCCGCCAGAATTAAATGCACAGGCTGCCGATCCTGTTAAGATTGAAAATAAATTTATTCCAAAGGGGGTTGTGAAATTAAATGATAGCAGTTGGGTTTATGATTTAGGTCAAAATGCTTCCGGTATTCCTGAAATTATGCTGAGCGGGAAACGTGGAGATACTATTACTTTGATTCCTGGAGAATTATTGCACAAAGATTCTTCCGCAAATCAAAATGCTACAGGTAAGCCTTATTTATTGCATTATATTTTAAAAGGTGGCGGTATAGAAATTTGGCATCCGCTATTTACTTATTATGGATTTCGATATGTACAAGTAAATGGAGCCGTACCAAAGGGCAAAGAAAACCCCCGTCAATTGCCTGTAATTGAAAGCCTGAAGGGGTTACATACAAGCAATGATGCTAAGCCGGCTGGAAGTTTTAGTTGCTCCAATAAGCTTTTCAATCGAACTTTCAATTTGATAAATTGGTCGATTAAAAATAATATGGCAAGCCTGTTCACCGACTGCCCCCACAGAGAAAAACTGGGTTGGTTAGAAGAGTTGCATTTGATGGGTAATTCTGTCCATTTCAATTTTCAGGTATATAATTTATTGAAAAAATCCATTGAAGATATGAAGCTTGCTCAAACTCCAGATGGATTAATACCCGAAATAGCACCCGAATATACTGTGTTTACTTATGGAGGAGATATGTTCAGAGATTCACCTGAGTGGGGAAGTAGTAGTATAATTATTCCTTGGTATTTATATCGGTGGTATGGTGATTCTACGGTTTTGGCGACAAGCTATTCTATGATGAAACGCTATGCTAATTATCTTTTGGGAAAAGCAAACAATTATATTCTTACTGAAGGGCTAGGCGATTGGTATGACCTGGGACCTAATCCACCCGGTGTTTCACAGTTGACACCAAAAGGTTTAACAGCCACCGCAATTTATTTTTACGACCTGAATATTTTAAGGCAGACAGCAACATTACTGCATCAACCCAATGACATTGTTCGTTTTGGGCAATTAGCGAATCAAGTAAAAGAAGCATTTAATAAAAGGTTCTATGATCCACAAAAAAAGCAATATGGTTCCGGCAGTCAAACTTCCAATGCAATGGCTTTGTATATGCAATTGGTTCCGGAAGATTTGAGCGCTGATGTTTTGAAAAACCTCGTGGATAGTATTGTTGCCAACAAGTATGCTTTAACAGCCGGAGACATAGGTTATCGTTACGTTTTAAAAGTTTTAGAAGACGCCGGACGTTCAGATATTATTTATAAAATGAATAATCGATCGGATGTCCCTGGATATGGATATCAACTGGCAAAAGGTGCAACATCCCTTACAGAATCCTGGCAGGCTTTGCCTTCGGTCTCTAACGATCATTTTATGCTGGGTCATTTGATGGAATGGTTTTATACTGGTCTGGCCGGCATTCGACAAGCCGAGAATAGTATTGCTTATAAGCAAATTATTATCCAGCCAAATGCTGTGGGAGATATTGATTGGGTAAATGCAAATTATCAATCACCCTACGGGTTAATTCAATCGAATTGGATAAAGAAGCCTAAGGAATTTGAATTAAACCTAAGCATTCCTCCTAACACGACTGCGAAGATTTATCTGCCTGCAGATAAAAACAGCTCAGTTACAGAATCTGGCAAGAAAATAAAGTATAGGTATGAAGATGGGAAAGCTGTTGTGTCAAAAGGCTCCGGTGTTTATCATTTTGTAGTGAAAGAATAA
- a CDS encoding AraC family transcriptional regulator codes for MKPQFHKVPLLTHNSYIIKKDCRPQIGAAWHYHPEMELVYIVKGKGTRYIGNNISKFSDGEIILLGENVPHSWRYEEGSLKDDKILNAESIVIHFRPDCLGKDLLDLPEAYLLPRLFEKAKCGLLLNGKARNEVAKLMNNALKASNLERIILLLSILKTISEANDITTIANQSETITRANEYDKDRLNEICNYTLTNYKKEISLEEISSIGHLSVTSFCRYFKTMTKKTYYNFLNEIRVGQACKLLIEDRFPTSIICYECGFNNISNFYRHFKKIMGVTPYEYKRKYLSC; via the coding sequence ATGAAACCACAATTCCATAAAGTGCCATTATTGACACACAATTCTTACATCATTAAAAAGGATTGCCGACCACAAATTGGCGCAGCATGGCATTATCATCCGGAAATGGAATTGGTGTATATTGTAAAGGGAAAAGGAACCAGATACATCGGAAATAATATCAGTAAATTTTCTGATGGAGAAATTATCTTATTGGGAGAAAATGTTCCACATTCCTGGCGATATGAAGAAGGAAGTTTAAAAGATGATAAAATATTGAATGCGGAATCAATCGTAATTCATTTTCGTCCGGATTGCCTTGGAAAAGATTTATTGGATTTGCCAGAGGCATATCTTTTACCCAGATTATTTGAAAAAGCAAAATGCGGTTTACTGCTCAATGGTAAAGCCAGAAATGAAGTGGCTAAACTTATGAATAATGCCTTAAAAGCCTCTAATCTTGAGAGAATAATACTATTACTTTCAATTCTCAAAACAATTTCTGAAGCAAATGACATCACTACAATCGCCAATCAAAGCGAAACGATAACAAGAGCAAATGAATACGACAAAGACCGCTTAAATGAAATATGTAATTACACGCTTACAAATTATAAAAAAGAAATTTCCTTAGAAGAAATATCTTCAATAGGGCATTTAAGTGTTACCTCTTTTTGCCGTTATTTTAAAACCATGACAAAAAAAACATATTACAACTTTCTCAATGAAATTCGGGTTGGTCAAGCTTGTAAATTATTAATAGAGGATAGATTCCCCACAAGCATTATATGTTATGAATGCGGCTTTAATAATATCTCCAATTTTTACAGGCATTTCAAAAAGATTATGGGTGTTACTCCCTATGAATATAAAAGAAAATACCTGAGTTGTTAA